The Strix aluco isolate bStrAlu1 chromosome 1, bStrAlu1.hap1, whole genome shotgun sequence genome has a window encoding:
- the GCM2 gene encoding chorion-specific transcription factor GCMb translates to MKLTWDINDPKLPQEPKHFDAFQEWPDGYVRFIYSSEEKNAQRHLSGWAMRNTNNHNCQILKKSCLGVVVCARSCGLPGGGRLQLRPAICDKARQKQQKKTCPNCNSALELIPCRGHSGYPVTNFWRLDGKAIFFQAKGVHDHPRPESKLEAEARRSAIKKQMSTSHHSQKRKPLNSEAGRYHDSSGYANNLQNLPYMDGPERAGIITDTNFSIPTQSYPSLQNTDLYKASYDSASFQEDQLLPYPKCSNPRIYVPRPCSYEFGVPAFISSSPYPTFYKDLTSPAIDADPLGLNGSHYNAVTTHDKSFDNPGRHYGLKPAWGKTGSGDRSDYGQIQTSANHPYYGGDYPCRYGPSPSPIAPPLQTVITTTTKVSYQAYKPSTLKYSDNLCDMKNLQSYTHMAENVSGAIYSGMKIQEDFGMIKSALLYQHDPIPTKSEPAESVETYRYGPPLGNSYAEHEGQTLRFESAEY, encoded by the exons ATGAAGCTCACCTGGGACATCAACGACCCCAAGCTGCCGCAG GAGCCCAAGCACTTCGATGCCTTCCAGGAATGGCCTGACGGCTACGTGCGGTTCATCTACTCCAGTGAGGAGAAGAACGCGCAGAGACACCTCAGCGGCTGGGCCATGCGCAACACCAACAACCACAACTGCCAGATCCTCAAGAAGTCCTgcctgggggtggtggtgtgtgccAGGAGCTGCGGTCTGCCTGGCGGAGGCCGGCTGCAGCTTCGCCCTGCCATATGCGACAAGGCTCGGCAGAAGCAACAAA AGAAAACCTGCCCAAACTGTAACTCAGCCCTTGAATTGATTCCTTGCCGAGGTCATAGTGGCTATCCAGTCACTAACTTCTGGAGGCTTGATGGCAAAGCAATATTTTTCCAG GCTAAAGGAGTCCATGACCACCCCAGGCCAGAGAGCAAATTGGAGGCAGAGGCAAGACGAAGTGCAATTAAGAAGCAAATGTCCACTTCTCACCACTCCCAGAAAAGGAAACCTCTAAACTCAGAG GCAGGGAGATACCACGACAGCAGTGGTTATGCCAACAACCTACAGAATCTGCCCTACATGGATGGCCCAGAAAGGGCTGGTATCATCACAGACACCAATTTTTCAATTCCAACTCAGTCTTACCCTTCGCTGCAAAACACTGATCTCTACAAAGCATCTTACGACTCAGCCAGTTTCCAAGAGGACCAGCTATTGCCATACCCAAAGTGCTCCAATCCAAGGATCTACGTGCCCAGACCATGCAGCTATGAGTTTGGAGTTCCTGCCTTTATAAGCTCCAGCCCTTACCCAACGTTTTACAAAGATCTGACAAGTCCTGCCATTGACGCCGACCCCCTTGGTTTGAACGGATCTCATTACAATGCTGTTACCACCCATGATAAGAGTTTTGATAACCCTGGCAGACATTACGGACTGAAACCAGCTTGGGGAAAAACTGGCAGCGGAGACCGGAGTGACTATGGACAGATACAAACAAGCGCTAACCACCCTTACTATGGTGGGGACTACCCCTGCAGGTAtggtcccagcccctctcccataGCCCCACCATTGCAAACTGTCATCACAACCACCACCAAGGTGTCCTACCAGGCCTACAAGCCGTCCACACTGAAATATAGTGACAACCTCTGCGATATGAAAAATCTTCAGAGCTATACCCACATGGCAGAAAACGTCTCGGGTGCTATCTATTCAGGGATGAAGATTCAGGAAGACTTTGGGATGATAAAGTCAGCGTTGCTCTACCAGCATGACCCAATCCCCACAAAGTCAGAACCAGCTGAGAGCGTGGAGACGTATCGGTATGGGCCACCACTGGGTAACAGCTATGCTGAGCATGAAGGCCAGACCTTAAGGTTTGAGAGTGCTGAATATTGA